A DNA window from Candidatus Bathyarchaeota archaeon contains the following coding sequences:
- a CDS encoding zinc ribbon domain-containing protein — protein sequence MSIVQEIRCSKCGAPIAFNPGEIITTCPYCGYTSVIETGKTFTLEHSMILNEYNPTQAEELVRNWMRSGFMKPRNLAKSSKILEKSLVYLPFWIVPVTATSEYKGVFERLVPPVVKEGKIEKKYDWLVLARKAAEFPTREYDVPLEGKISYDFRKIEKFAKVLNSEIEKTEAVESAKQQIESHHQFLMKQDVDKIIEMKTDFSIGDSVYLHAPIWFITYEYKGERYNIILDGATGTVIKGDIPATRFGLF from the coding sequence ATGTCGATAGTTCAAGAAATTAGATGTTCCAAGTGCGGCGCACCCATCGCGTTCAACCCAGGCGAAATCATCACAACATGCCCATACTGTGGTTATACGAGCGTCATAGAAACAGGCAAAACGTTCACCCTCGAACACTCCATGATTCTCAACGAGTACAATCCCACCCAAGCAGAGGAACTCGTGCGCAACTGGATGCGATCAGGCTTCATGAAACCCAGAAACCTCGCCAAGTCATCCAAGATTCTAGAGAAAAGTTTGGTATACTTGCCGTTTTGGATTGTTCCCGTTACTGCCACCAGCGAGTATAAAGGCGTCTTTGAAAGGTTAGTTCCTCCCGTTGTGAAGGAGGGGAAAATCGAGAAAAAATATGATTGGCTTGTTCTAGCGCGGAAGGCTGCTGAGTTTCCTACGAGAGAGTATGACGTACCGCTTGAAGGAAAAATTTCATACGACTTTCGAAAGATCGAAAAGTTTGCTAAAGTTTTGAACAGCGAGATAGAGAAAACTGAGGCTGTAGAGTCTGCTAAGCAACAGATCGAAAGTCATCATCAATTTTTGATGAAGCAAGATGTGGATAAAATCATTGAAATGAAAACCGACTTCTCCATTGGCGATTCCGTCTATCTGCACGCGCCAATATGGTTTATCACCTACGAATACAAGGGCGAACGATACAACATCATCTTGGACGGCGCCACAGGAACAGTCATTAAAGGAGATATCCCCGCAACAAGATTTGGTCTCTTTTGA